The DNA segment GACGGGGCCGCTCGGGAGGAGCGGTCCGGGGGCGAGCGATGCCTCTGCCAAGCTACGGTTTTGGGCACCGAGGGgcctcccgcccgccgcgctCCGTGCCTCCCGGCGCGGTCCCCACGGACCGCCCCTGGAAGACCTGGGAGTGCTGGTGGGCAGCGAGCTGGGCGGGAGCCAGCCGTGTGCCCCGGCCGCACAGGAcgccagcagcatctctgggCTGCGCGAACACGATCACAGCTCAGGAGACCGAGGGAAGGGATTGTTCCCCGCACTCGGCATTCGTGAGACAGTATCTAAGTGCTGCGGCCGGTTTTGGGGCAGCCGGGATAGGAAACAGACCCATGAGGGACGAAGGGCCAACGGGGCGGTGGGCGCTGGAGCAGCTGCCCGGGGCGGAGAGGCTGCGGAGCGGGGGTGGCTCAGCCGGGGGCAGAGGCGGTGTCGGGGGCACCCCGCAGCACCTTGCCAGAGCCTGCGGGGGTGGGCATCCACTGGCTCTTACGGCGGGGCATGGTGCGAGGCTGAGGGACAGCGAGCGTGAATGGAAACAGGAGTCTGGACACACGGGAAACCTTTTCCACAATGAGAAACAGGAGAGGTTCAAACGTCGTATCCATAACGGAACAACACTCCCTTTAACCCCGAGGagggtgcagcagcagcagcggcacaGGTTGCCCGGGGAGCTTGTGCAGGCTCCATCCGTGGAGGTTCTCAGGAGCAGACCGGATCAAGCCCCGAGCAACCCGGTCCGGCCTCgcagctgccccggctgtgaGCAGGAGGTAGCACTGCAGCCCTCCTCAGGTCTCTCCCAGCCTGGGCTCCCACTCCCACTCACAGGGGAGTGGGCAGCACAGCAGGGCCCGCGGGGCTCCCGGCCGCGCACGCTGGGCACGGGCAGGCTGTCAAGCCACAGGCGGGGGGAGATGGAGAGGGGCCTGCCGCGGTCGCCGGCCGCGGGCAGCCGGGCTGGGCTCTCCCAGCGCAGCGGAGGGTACCGGGCGGTGATGCCCGCCCCAGGGAGCCGCGGCTGGAGGCGCCCGTCCACCCCGGCCAGCGAGCGCTCCCCGGGCCCGCGGCCCCCGCCTCGCCCCCCTCGACCCAGCTGCCCCGCGCCCCCCGAGGTCCCCGGTGCCGGTCGCCGGCTGGACGTGAACGGGGAGCCGCTTCGCCGTCGCATCGCCCCTCGAAAGGGAGACTCCGACCGTCTCCCCGTCCCGGAGCGGTCCCCCGGCCACGCGTGGGCGCGTTCCTGGCTTCGCGCGAAggtttcctccttcccttctcgTTTTTTTTCGCGTGGTccggctgcaggcagggctttCTAAGAAGTGGTTCTTGCAAAGCTCTTTGTTCCCTCCCGTGAGTCACGCGTTTCCCCGCCGTTATCACGGCGTTGTCAGCGGCTTTGAAGTCGAGTCATTTATTACTTTCCCGGAGCTGGCCCTGTCTCGCTCTGCTGATAGAGCGGGGTACGTTTCCACTCGGGGTTTGATCTCTGCCCGTGCTGGTGGCACACTAGAAAGTCACTTTCGATAAACCTCGACAGACTCTGCCGGACAAACTATTGCAACGCTAATGACAGAGATAATCCTCCCCTAATCTGCCGGGTAATCCATTTCACCCCAGTGAGAATTTTTAAGGCTGTAATCAGTGAGAGTCAGTTAGGGAATTATTAACAGATCCTCCGCCAGACGAACTCCTCCTGAGAGGGCAACGGgagtgggaaaaggaaaaacgCAACAGGGCCCGATGCGGTCAGAACCGACGCACGGCCGGGCGCAAGGAGCTGACGTGATTGATTTCGATGTTACGATAGAATTGTCTTCAATTCAAACGCCGCGAGAAACCCCGCGCCATCGATCCGCCCGATGCCCGCTCCGACGGGGCCTCCGCCGGCGGCGGGAGCTGGCGGCCCGGGGGAGCGAGAAaagtgctgggggaggggggaagatcCGCGGGGGCGACCCCCGCCGGTGTCCGGCAGGAGGCTAACCCGCTCGCTGCCAACGCTCGCGTTCCGGTCAGCGGCTCCTGGGGAGAGGTGGCGGGGAGGACCGGGGCTGCTCGCCCCGACGTGCGGCGAGCGCCGGTCTGGGCGGCTCCGCGGGGCTCCGGGCCCGTCCctgggcggcggggccgggcgagGCCGGGCGGGGGGCACCGCCGGGGCCCGcccgcttcccccccctccccggtcccTGCCGCGGCGCCGCCCCTCGGCCGGCGGGAGCGCCGCCGTGTCCCCCCcgacggggaggggggggccgccccccccacccgcccaccccccccaccccctcggGCGCGCTGATTGGCTGGCGGCGGCGGTCAGCGGCACGCGCCCGGGGATGTCGTTATAAGACTCCTCGCGTGCCGGCCCGCCGCGCCAGCCGGCTCCGGCCTCCTCCCCGGAgagcggcggcagcggcccGGCCTCCCGGCCACCCAggggcggggagggcagggcagggaagggcagggcagggcaggggcgggggcccgggccccgccgccgccggcgcggCTCGGCGAGCGggccggcgggagcggcggcagGCGCGTCCCGGCGGggctgcccccccgccccgtcccgtcccgccccgtcccgtcccgtccccgccggggccgggcgcAGCATGGAGACGGTGCTGCTGGAGCACTTCCCCGGGGGGCTGGACTCCTTCTCCTCGCCCCCCTACTTCGACGAGGAGGACTTCTTCCCCGAGCCGCCCCCGCGGGACGCGCTGGCCGCCGACGGGCTGCTGGAGCCGGACGTGGACTTCCTCAGCCGGCAGCTGCAGGAGTACTACCGCGACGGCGGCGACCCCGAGGGCGGCTACCGCTGCCCGGCGCCGGCCGCCACCTTCCCGCCGTCGCCCGCCTCGCCCGGCTTCGCCTACGAGTgctgcggggcggcgggcgcggcgctGCTCTCCCCCGGGGGGCGGCTCCAGGCGCTGGGCTCGGCcaagcggcggcggcgggtgcgCTCCGAGgcggagctgcagcagctccggCAGGCCGCCAACGtgcgggagcggcggcggaTGCAGTCCATCAACGACGCCTTCGAGGGGCTGCGCTCGCACATCCCCACCCTGCCCTACGAGAAGCGGCTCTCCAAGGTGGACACGCTGCGCCTGGCCATCGGCTACATCAACTTCCTCAGCGAGCTGGTGCAGTCCGACCTGCCGCTGCGCAACGCCAGCAGCGAGAGCCCCAGCCAGCCCAAGAAAATCATCATCTGCCACCGCGGCACAAGTAAGTggcggcccgccccggcccggcccggcccggcccggctcggcgcTCCGCAGGAATGCCGGCCCCAGCAGTAACTCCCTgcctttctcccccctgtcccccaGGATCTCCCTCCCCGAGCGACCCCGACTACGGACTCCCCCCTCTGGCCGGTCACTCGCTCTCGTGGACTGACGAAAAGCAACTCAAGGAACAAAACATCATCCGGACAGCCAAAGTGTGGACCCCCGAGGACCCGCGGAAGGTGAACAACAAACCCTCCCTCAACGACATCGAGAACGAGCCCCCCTTCGACTTCGTGGCGTGaggcccccgccccgccctgtACATGCTGTATGTAGAGACCTATAttgtaaatgtaatttaagaTTCACACTCTAAGGGCAATCAactttatttatctatttattacGGTGTAGTGATAATGAGGTAGAAACCTTTGTTTtgaatatataatttatataatttatCCTGATCTTTTTAAGATATGCAATAGGTTTATTCCACCAGCAcctttggggggaggggaggaataATGCCAGAacctgtgaaaataatttattgccGCACGTGGACTCTTCCTGTGTTTGTTAATAATAAACCCGGATCGTACCTTGCGGAGCAGTGTTATTTGTGGGAAGCGGCTGCCGAGAGCCCCGCCGCATTCCGAAGAAGCCCTGCAGTAAACGCCCGGCCCGCTCCCCGGGCCGGCGGGCTGAGCCCCGGGACCCTGCGGGGCCGGGACCATGCCCCAGCCGGCACCCTCCGCCCAGATGCCGGCCCCACTCTGCCCCATCGCCGGCTCGGGCTGCTCTTATACAGCCGGGGGGGGAcactttccccttctctccacCCCTTTTGACGTCCTCTCCCGAAGTGCTTCCAACTGATGTCTTTGTCTATCTCTAGGAGGTCTCCTCCTTTCAGTGCCTCTGCTCTGCTTGTGGTTTCCAGCTGAAAGACCCGAGTCCCCAAACATCAACCTTGCAAGCGTGTGTGTCCCCCGCCGCTGCCTCCGACCCCCGGCCCAGCCGCCACGGGGATGGGCGCGCTAGCCGGAGCCGGACAAAGCTCTTCCCAAAactgccggggagggggggccggGCAGGCTTGGCCCCCGAGGGTGCGTGGCCGCAGCCGGGGCTCTGCCGGCTGCCCCCAGCCTTCCGCGGACCGCGCACCGCCCGTGCCTGGGAAACAGCCCCCGCACCCCTCGCCGTGGGGatgccgctgggggggggggggcaaagccATCGTGCAACTGGTGGCAGAGTCGCTCCGGTAGCCCCAGCTCAGCGTGCccggctgctggggggggggcgggggggcggctgggctgcacctgcccgggggcgaggggagggggcggcaggggccggccgggccgggggggctgcAAGTGCTACcggcgggggcggagggggggggtcgacccggggctggggtggggggctcgGCCCGGCGCCGCAGGTGCTGATTTTCCCGTGGCACCCGCGGCTCAGCCCCGACGGCTCGGCCCCCGGGAGAGCCCCAGatgcccggcccggcccacgGCCGGAGCAGAGCTGTCCCCGCGCGGTGTGCCCAGGCGGATGGGAACGGCCCGGGTGAGCCGAGGTATAATTATTACTCATCATATACTGTacatctctccctctccttttttttttttttttcaaagctgccGCAAAGTGGGAGCAATATGTTGCATGCATGCTAATTGCATTAACCTAGTTAGACACATTTAGTTCCCTAGCGCGGATGGCATGGATCTATTCCAATAGCAATTAGAGGAGCTACTTACCCACACAAACACGCCGAGGCTGGGccagggcggggcggggggctttgcttatttatttgctcatttttcGTCCGAGCCCCGGCTGCCGGCGGGACTGCCCGGCTGCGAGCCTCGCCCCGtccggcggcgggcgggaggcgggcGGCACCGGTGTCATTGAACTTAAACGGGGCTCTTTGAGCGAGAAAAAGAGCCGACCCATAATTCGATCTTGTCCTGTATTAGGACCTCATTAAACACAGAAAGTCGCTTTTGCA comes from the Haliaeetus albicilla chromosome 2, bHalAlb1.1, whole genome shotgun sequence genome and includes:
- the PTF1A gene encoding pancreas transcription factor 1 subunit alpha, with protein sequence METVLLEHFPGGLDSFSSPPYFDEEDFFPEPPPRDALAADGLLEPDVDFLSRQLQEYYRDGGDPEGGYRCPAPAATFPPSPASPGFAYECCGAAGAALLSPGGRLQALGSAKRRRRVRSEAELQQLRQAANVRERRRMQSINDAFEGLRSHIPTLPYEKRLSKVDTLRLAIGYINFLSELVQSDLPLRNASSESPSQPKKIIICHRGTRSPSPSDPDYGLPPLAGHSLSWTDEKQLKEQNIIRTAKVWTPEDPRKVNNKPSLNDIENEPPFDFVA